The following are encoded in a window of Chiloscyllium plagiosum isolate BGI_BamShark_2017 unplaced genomic scaffold, ASM401019v2 scaf_1157, whole genome shotgun sequence genomic DNA:
- the LOC122547151 gene encoding dedicator of cytokinesis protein 1-like isoform X2 produces MFIYRGKEYERREDFEARLFTIFPNAEKMKTTSPPSDDIKNSSGQYIQCFTVQTIRELPPKFKNKTVSEQILSFYTVNEVQKFQYSRPIRKGEKDPDNEFANMWIERTTYVTAYKLPGILRWFEVKSVSMASQVIWSMANNVIVMFTEK; encoded by the exons ATGTTCATTTATCGAGGAAAGGAATATGAGCGACGTGAAGACTTTGAAGCAAGACTGTTCACCATATTTCCAAATGCAGAAAAAATGAAGACAACATCTCCTCCAAGTGATGACATTAAAAACTCTTCTGGACAGT ATATTCAGTGTTTCACAGTGCAAACCATACGTGAACTGCCACCAAAATTCAAGAACAAGACTGTGTCTGAACAAATACTGAG TTTTTACACAGTGAATGAAGTACAGAAGTTCCAGTATTCAAGACCAATCAGGAAAGGAGAGAAAGACCCTGACAATGAATTTGCT AATATGTGGATTGAAAGGACCACGTACGTGACAGCATACAAATTGCCTGGCATCCTAAGGTGGTTTGAAGTGAAATCTGTCTCAATG GCTTCACAAGTCATCTGGTCAATGGCTAATAATGTAATTGTGATGTTCACAGAAAAATGA